A genomic window from Sebastes fasciatus isolate fSebFas1 chromosome 7, fSebFas1.pri, whole genome shotgun sequence includes:
- the agfg1a gene encoding arf-GAP domain and FG repeat-containing protein 1a isoform X4 yields the protein MAASAKRKQEEKHLKMLREMTSLPPNRKCFDCDQRGPTYANMTVGSFVCTSCSGILRGLNPPHRVKSISMTTFTQQEIEFLQKHGNEVCKRIWLGLYDDRTSSIPDFREPQKVKEFLQEKYEKKRWYVPPEQAKAVASVHASISGSSNSSTSSTPEVRPLKSLLGESAPSLHLNKNTPPNQSPVVSRGQTHQQQFHDKRFDLLSDLGGDIFAAPPNMNAGASSSFANFAHFNSHTTAQNANANADFANFDAFGSTAGSTGGFPSAPQAQFHPANTGSASGGLANANFANFDNFPKSCSADFGSFSPSSQSNSTGAGRDAVQSTSLPADRYAVLADLDNVFSSGKTEQGGGIPVGVSSAAAAAGVGGLPQKQPAMRAGGDRYAALAELDTVFGPSVPAASVYNTGTSQGGVFGPETGMSTAQAHQALPGMAQGFGGQSTNPFVAAPAAAPTNPFQSNGRTAQMAAAAAAAAASFGTGSMSMPAGFGNTAAFNLPTSFSGTFQQPFPGQAPFPQPPAYPQQPNGGGFAAFGQAKPVVTPFGQAMAGQMVSSNPFLGAGPSAQYPTGGSSTNPFL from the exons ATGGCGGCGAGTGCGAAGCGAAAACAGGAGGAGAAACACCTGAAGATGCTCAGAGAGATGACGAGTTTACCTCCCAATAGAAAGTGCTTCGACTGCGACCAGCGGGGCCCGACCTACGCCAACATGACCGTGGGCTCCTTCGTCTGCACCTCCTGCTCCGGCATCCT GCGAGGACTGAATCCACCCCACAGAGTCAAgtccatctccatgacaacctTCACGCAACAGGAAATCGAGTTCCTACAGAAACATGGCAATGAG GTATGTAAACGGATCTGGCTCGGCCTTTATGATGACAGAACTTCCTCAATACCAGACTTCAGAGAACCACAGAAGGTGAAGGAGTTCCTTCAAGAGAAATATGAGAAGAAGAGATG GTACGTACCTCCTGAGCAGGCCAAGGCCGTGGCATCCGTCCATGCTTCCATCTCTGGCTCCTCCAACAGCAGCACCAGTAGCACCCCGGAGGTTAGACCACTCAAATCCCTGCTGGGGGAGTCGGCCCCCTCCCTACACCTCAACAAGAACACCCCACCTAATCAG TCTCCAGTGGTGAGCCGTGGTCAAACCCATCAGCAGCAGTTCCATGACAAGAGGTTCGACCTCCTCAGTGACTTGGGTGGAGACATCTTTGCTGCCCCGCCCAACATGAATGCAGGCGCCAGCTCCAGTTTTGCTAACTTTGCACATTTCAACAGCCACACAA CAGCACAGAATGCCAACGCAAATGCAGACTTTGCTAATTTTGATGCATTCGGGAGCACTGCCGGGTCAACAGGTGGTTTCCCCTCCGCACCCCAAGCCCAATTCCACCCCGCAAATACAG GTAGCGCCTCAGGGGGACTAGCAAATGCCAATTTTGCAAATTTTGACAACTTCCCCAAATCGTGTAGTGCTGACTTTGGATCCTTCAGTCCCTCCTCCCAGAGTAACTCCACAGGAGCTGGCAGAGATGCTGTACAGAGTACTAGCCTCCCTGCTGATAGATACGCAGTCCTGGCTGACCTGGATAACGTGTTTAGCTCTGGCAAAACAGAGCAAG GAGGTGGTATTCCTGTTGGGGTGAGCTCAgccgctgcagcagcaggagtcGGTGGTTTGCCTCAGAAGCAGCCAGCAATGCGAGCAGGAGGGGACCGCTACGCTGCTCTAGCTGAGCTTGATACCGTCTTCGGCCCCTCAGTCCCTGCCGCCAGTGTTTACAACACCGGCACCTCACAAGG GGGTGTGTTTGGCCCAGAGACTGGGATGTCAACAGCACAAGCACACCAAGCCCTGCCTGGCATGGCTCAAGGTTTTGGAG GTCAGTCAACCAATCCGTTTGTagctgctccagcagcagctcccaCCAACCCGTTCCAGAGCAACGGCAGAACAGCACAgatggcggcggcggcagcagcagcagcag CATCATTTGGCACCGGCTCCATGAGTATGCCGGCTGGATTTGGGAATACTGCAGCCTTCAACCTCCCCACCAGCTTTAGTGGAACCTTCCAGCAACCCTTTCCTGGCCAGGCTCCTTTCCCTCAGCCTCCTGCGTATCCCCAGCAACCCAAcg GTGGAGGATTTGCAGCGTTTGGACAGGCCAAGCCTGTTGTGACTCCTTTCGGGCAGGCCATGGCTGGACAAATGGTCTCGAGTAACCCTTTCCTG GGTGCGGGTCCATCTGCACAATATCCAACAGGCGGCTCTTCAACGAATCCCTTCTTATAG
- the agfg1a gene encoding arf-GAP domain and FG repeat-containing protein 1a isoform X1, whose protein sequence is MAASAKRKQEEKHLKMLREMTSLPPNRKCFDCDQRGPTYANMTVGSFVCTSCSGILRGLNPPHRVKSISMTTFTQQEIEFLQKHGNEVCKRIWLGLYDDRTSSIPDFREPQKVKEFLQEKYEKKRWYVPPEQAKAVASVHASISGSSNSSTSSTPEVRPLKSLLGESAPSLHLNKNTPPNQSPVVSRGQTHQQQFHDKRFDLLSDLGGDIFAAPPNMNAGASSSFANFAHFNSHTTAQNANANADFANFDAFGSTAGSTGGFPSAPQAQFHPANTAFTVLSSSRSMGEFATALPLQVAHSSASGGLANANFANFDNFPKSCSADFGSFSPSSQSNSTGAGRDAVQSTSLPADRYAVLADLDNVFSSGKTEQGGGIPVGVSSAAAAAGVGGLPQKQPAMRAGGDRYAALAELDTVFGPSVPAASVYNTGTSQGGVFGPETGMSTAQAHQALPGMAQGFGGQSTNPFVAAPAAAPTNPFQSNGRTAQMAAAAAAAAASFGTGSMSMPAGFGNTAAFNLPTSFSGTFQQPFPGQAPFPQPPAYPQQPNGGGFAAFGQAKPVVTPFGQAMAGQMVSSNPFLGAGPSAQYPTGGSSTNPFL, encoded by the exons ATGGCGGCGAGTGCGAAGCGAAAACAGGAGGAGAAACACCTGAAGATGCTCAGAGAGATGACGAGTTTACCTCCCAATAGAAAGTGCTTCGACTGCGACCAGCGGGGCCCGACCTACGCCAACATGACCGTGGGCTCCTTCGTCTGCACCTCCTGCTCCGGCATCCT GCGAGGACTGAATCCACCCCACAGAGTCAAgtccatctccatgacaacctTCACGCAACAGGAAATCGAGTTCCTACAGAAACATGGCAATGAG GTATGTAAACGGATCTGGCTCGGCCTTTATGATGACAGAACTTCCTCAATACCAGACTTCAGAGAACCACAGAAGGTGAAGGAGTTCCTTCAAGAGAAATATGAGAAGAAGAGATG GTACGTACCTCCTGAGCAGGCCAAGGCCGTGGCATCCGTCCATGCTTCCATCTCTGGCTCCTCCAACAGCAGCACCAGTAGCACCCCGGAGGTTAGACCACTCAAATCCCTGCTGGGGGAGTCGGCCCCCTCCCTACACCTCAACAAGAACACCCCACCTAATCAG TCTCCAGTGGTGAGCCGTGGTCAAACCCATCAGCAGCAGTTCCATGACAAGAGGTTCGACCTCCTCAGTGACTTGGGTGGAGACATCTTTGCTGCCCCGCCCAACATGAATGCAGGCGCCAGCTCCAGTTTTGCTAACTTTGCACATTTCAACAGCCACACAA CAGCACAGAATGCCAACGCAAATGCAGACTTTGCTAATTTTGATGCATTCGGGAGCACTGCCGGGTCAACAGGTGGTTTCCCCTCCGCACCCCAAGCCCAATTCCACCCCGCAAATACAG CGTTCACTGTGCTCTCATCCAGCCGCAGTATGGGTGAGTTTGCCACTGCTCTGCCTCTCCAGGTTGCACACA GTAGCGCCTCAGGGGGACTAGCAAATGCCAATTTTGCAAATTTTGACAACTTCCCCAAATCGTGTAGTGCTGACTTTGGATCCTTCAGTCCCTCCTCCCAGAGTAACTCCACAGGAGCTGGCAGAGATGCTGTACAGAGTACTAGCCTCCCTGCTGATAGATACGCAGTCCTGGCTGACCTGGATAACGTGTTTAGCTCTGGCAAAACAGAGCAAG GAGGTGGTATTCCTGTTGGGGTGAGCTCAgccgctgcagcagcaggagtcGGTGGTTTGCCTCAGAAGCAGCCAGCAATGCGAGCAGGAGGGGACCGCTACGCTGCTCTAGCTGAGCTTGATACCGTCTTCGGCCCCTCAGTCCCTGCCGCCAGTGTTTACAACACCGGCACCTCACAAGG GGGTGTGTTTGGCCCAGAGACTGGGATGTCAACAGCACAAGCACACCAAGCCCTGCCTGGCATGGCTCAAGGTTTTGGAG GTCAGTCAACCAATCCGTTTGTagctgctccagcagcagctcccaCCAACCCGTTCCAGAGCAACGGCAGAACAGCACAgatggcggcggcggcagcagcagcagcag CATCATTTGGCACCGGCTCCATGAGTATGCCGGCTGGATTTGGGAATACTGCAGCCTTCAACCTCCCCACCAGCTTTAGTGGAACCTTCCAGCAACCCTTTCCTGGCCAGGCTCCTTTCCCTCAGCCTCCTGCGTATCCCCAGCAACCCAAcg GTGGAGGATTTGCAGCGTTTGGACAGGCCAAGCCTGTTGTGACTCCTTTCGGGCAGGCCATGGCTGGACAAATGGTCTCGAGTAACCCTTTCCTG GGTGCGGGTCCATCTGCACAATATCCAACAGGCGGCTCTTCAACGAATCCCTTCTTATAG
- the agfg1a gene encoding arf-GAP domain and FG repeat-containing protein 1a isoform X5 — protein sequence MAASAKRKQEEKHLKMLREMTSLPPNRKCFDCDQRGPTYANMTVGSFVCTSCSGILRGLNPPHRVKSISMTTFTQQEIEFLQKHGNEVCKRIWLGLYDDRTSSIPDFREPQKVKEFLQEKYEKKRWYVPPEQAKAVASVHASISGSSNSSTSSTPEVRPLKSLLGESAPSLHLNKNTPPNQSPVVSRGQTHQQQFHDKRFDLLSDLGGDIFAAPPNMNAGASSSFANFAHFNSHTTAQNANANADFANFDAFGSTAGSTGGFPSAPQAQFHPANTGGGIPVGVSSAAAAAGVGGLPQKQPAMRAGGDRYAALAELDTVFGPSVPAASVYNTGTSQGGVFGPETGMSTAQAHQALPGMAQGFGGQSTNPFVAAPAAAPTNPFQSNGRTAQMAAAAAAAAASFGTGSMSMPAGFGNTAAFNLPTSFSGTFQQPFPGQAPFPQPPAYPQQPNGGGFAAFGQAKPVVTPFGQAMAGQMVSSNPFLGAGPSAQYPTGGSSTNPFL from the exons ATGGCGGCGAGTGCGAAGCGAAAACAGGAGGAGAAACACCTGAAGATGCTCAGAGAGATGACGAGTTTACCTCCCAATAGAAAGTGCTTCGACTGCGACCAGCGGGGCCCGACCTACGCCAACATGACCGTGGGCTCCTTCGTCTGCACCTCCTGCTCCGGCATCCT GCGAGGACTGAATCCACCCCACAGAGTCAAgtccatctccatgacaacctTCACGCAACAGGAAATCGAGTTCCTACAGAAACATGGCAATGAG GTATGTAAACGGATCTGGCTCGGCCTTTATGATGACAGAACTTCCTCAATACCAGACTTCAGAGAACCACAGAAGGTGAAGGAGTTCCTTCAAGAGAAATATGAGAAGAAGAGATG GTACGTACCTCCTGAGCAGGCCAAGGCCGTGGCATCCGTCCATGCTTCCATCTCTGGCTCCTCCAACAGCAGCACCAGTAGCACCCCGGAGGTTAGACCACTCAAATCCCTGCTGGGGGAGTCGGCCCCCTCCCTACACCTCAACAAGAACACCCCACCTAATCAG TCTCCAGTGGTGAGCCGTGGTCAAACCCATCAGCAGCAGTTCCATGACAAGAGGTTCGACCTCCTCAGTGACTTGGGTGGAGACATCTTTGCTGCCCCGCCCAACATGAATGCAGGCGCCAGCTCCAGTTTTGCTAACTTTGCACATTTCAACAGCCACACAA CAGCACAGAATGCCAACGCAAATGCAGACTTTGCTAATTTTGATGCATTCGGGAGCACTGCCGGGTCAACAGGTGGTTTCCCCTCCGCACCCCAAGCCCAATTCCACCCCGCAAATACAG GAGGTGGTATTCCTGTTGGGGTGAGCTCAgccgctgcagcagcaggagtcGGTGGTTTGCCTCAGAAGCAGCCAGCAATGCGAGCAGGAGGGGACCGCTACGCTGCTCTAGCTGAGCTTGATACCGTCTTCGGCCCCTCAGTCCCTGCCGCCAGTGTTTACAACACCGGCACCTCACAAGG GGGTGTGTTTGGCCCAGAGACTGGGATGTCAACAGCACAAGCACACCAAGCCCTGCCTGGCATGGCTCAAGGTTTTGGAG GTCAGTCAACCAATCCGTTTGTagctgctccagcagcagctcccaCCAACCCGTTCCAGAGCAACGGCAGAACAGCACAgatggcggcggcggcagcagcagcagcag CATCATTTGGCACCGGCTCCATGAGTATGCCGGCTGGATTTGGGAATACTGCAGCCTTCAACCTCCCCACCAGCTTTAGTGGAACCTTCCAGCAACCCTTTCCTGGCCAGGCTCCTTTCCCTCAGCCTCCTGCGTATCCCCAGCAACCCAAcg GTGGAGGATTTGCAGCGTTTGGACAGGCCAAGCCTGTTGTGACTCCTTTCGGGCAGGCCATGGCTGGACAAATGGTCTCGAGTAACCCTTTCCTG GGTGCGGGTCCATCTGCACAATATCCAACAGGCGGCTCTTCAACGAATCCCTTCTTATAG
- the agfg1a gene encoding arf-GAP domain and FG repeat-containing protein 1a isoform X2: MAASAKRKQEEKHLKMLREMTSLPPNRKCFDCDQRGPTYANMTVGSFVCTSCSGILRGLNPPHRVKSISMTTFTQQEIEFLQKHGNEVCKRIWLGLYDDRTSSIPDFREPQKVKEFLQEKYEKKRWYVPPEQAKAVASVHASISGSSNSSTSSTPEVRPLKSLLGESAPSLHLNKNTPPNQSPVVSRGQTHQQQFHDKRFDLLSDLGGDIFAAPPNMNAGASSSFANFAHFNSHTTAQNANANADFANFDAFGSTAGSTGGFPSAPQAQFHPANTAFTVLSSSRSMGEFATALPLQVAHSSASGGLANANFANFDNFPKSCSADFGSFSPSSQSNSTGAGRDAVQSTSLPADRYAVLADLDNVFSSGKTEQGGGIPVGVSSAAAAAGVGGLPQKQPAMRAGGDRYAALAELDTVFGPSVPAASVYNTGTSQGGVFGPETGMSTAQAHQALPGMAQGFGGQSTNPFVAAPAAAPTNPFQSNGRTAQMAAAAAAAASFGTGSMSMPAGFGNTAAFNLPTSFSGTFQQPFPGQAPFPQPPAYPQQPNGGGFAAFGQAKPVVTPFGQAMAGQMVSSNPFLGAGPSAQYPTGGSSTNPFL; this comes from the exons ATGGCGGCGAGTGCGAAGCGAAAACAGGAGGAGAAACACCTGAAGATGCTCAGAGAGATGACGAGTTTACCTCCCAATAGAAAGTGCTTCGACTGCGACCAGCGGGGCCCGACCTACGCCAACATGACCGTGGGCTCCTTCGTCTGCACCTCCTGCTCCGGCATCCT GCGAGGACTGAATCCACCCCACAGAGTCAAgtccatctccatgacaacctTCACGCAACAGGAAATCGAGTTCCTACAGAAACATGGCAATGAG GTATGTAAACGGATCTGGCTCGGCCTTTATGATGACAGAACTTCCTCAATACCAGACTTCAGAGAACCACAGAAGGTGAAGGAGTTCCTTCAAGAGAAATATGAGAAGAAGAGATG GTACGTACCTCCTGAGCAGGCCAAGGCCGTGGCATCCGTCCATGCTTCCATCTCTGGCTCCTCCAACAGCAGCACCAGTAGCACCCCGGAGGTTAGACCACTCAAATCCCTGCTGGGGGAGTCGGCCCCCTCCCTACACCTCAACAAGAACACCCCACCTAATCAG TCTCCAGTGGTGAGCCGTGGTCAAACCCATCAGCAGCAGTTCCATGACAAGAGGTTCGACCTCCTCAGTGACTTGGGTGGAGACATCTTTGCTGCCCCGCCCAACATGAATGCAGGCGCCAGCTCCAGTTTTGCTAACTTTGCACATTTCAACAGCCACACAA CAGCACAGAATGCCAACGCAAATGCAGACTTTGCTAATTTTGATGCATTCGGGAGCACTGCCGGGTCAACAGGTGGTTTCCCCTCCGCACCCCAAGCCCAATTCCACCCCGCAAATACAG CGTTCACTGTGCTCTCATCCAGCCGCAGTATGGGTGAGTTTGCCACTGCTCTGCCTCTCCAGGTTGCACACA GTAGCGCCTCAGGGGGACTAGCAAATGCCAATTTTGCAAATTTTGACAACTTCCCCAAATCGTGTAGTGCTGACTTTGGATCCTTCAGTCCCTCCTCCCAGAGTAACTCCACAGGAGCTGGCAGAGATGCTGTACAGAGTACTAGCCTCCCTGCTGATAGATACGCAGTCCTGGCTGACCTGGATAACGTGTTTAGCTCTGGCAAAACAGAGCAAG GAGGTGGTATTCCTGTTGGGGTGAGCTCAgccgctgcagcagcaggagtcGGTGGTTTGCCTCAGAAGCAGCCAGCAATGCGAGCAGGAGGGGACCGCTACGCTGCTCTAGCTGAGCTTGATACCGTCTTCGGCCCCTCAGTCCCTGCCGCCAGTGTTTACAACACCGGCACCTCACAAGG GGGTGTGTTTGGCCCAGAGACTGGGATGTCAACAGCACAAGCACACCAAGCCCTGCCTGGCATGGCTCAAGGTTTTGGAG GTCAGTCAACCAATCCGTTTGTagctgctccagcagcagctcccaCCAACCCGTTCCAGAGCAACGGCAGAACAGCACAgatggcggcggcggcagcagca GCAGCATCATTTGGCACCGGCTCCATGAGTATGCCGGCTGGATTTGGGAATACTGCAGCCTTCAACCTCCCCACCAGCTTTAGTGGAACCTTCCAGCAACCCTTTCCTGGCCAGGCTCCTTTCCCTCAGCCTCCTGCGTATCCCCAGCAACCCAAcg GTGGAGGATTTGCAGCGTTTGGACAGGCCAAGCCTGTTGTGACTCCTTTCGGGCAGGCCATGGCTGGACAAATGGTCTCGAGTAACCCTTTCCTG GGTGCGGGTCCATCTGCACAATATCCAACAGGCGGCTCTTCAACGAATCCCTTCTTATAG
- the agfg1a gene encoding arf-GAP domain and FG repeat-containing protein 1a isoform X3, whose protein sequence is MAASAKRKQEEKHLKMLREMTSLPPNRKCFDCDQRGPTYANMTVGSFVCTSCSGILRGLNPPHRVKSISMTTFTQQEIEFLQKHGNEVCKRIWLGLYDDRTSSIPDFREPQKVKEFLQEKYEKKRWYVPPEQAKAVASVHASISGSSNSSTSSTPEVRPLKSLLGESAPSLHLNKNTPPNQSPVVSRGQTHQQQFHDKRFDLLSDLGGDIFAAPPNMNAGASSSFANFAHFNSHTTAQNANANADFANFDAFGSTAGSTGGFPSAPQAQFHPANTAFTVLSSSRSMGSASGGLANANFANFDNFPKSCSADFGSFSPSSQSNSTGAGRDAVQSTSLPADRYAVLADLDNVFSSGKTEQGGGIPVGVSSAAAAAGVGGLPQKQPAMRAGGDRYAALAELDTVFGPSVPAASVYNTGTSQGGVFGPETGMSTAQAHQALPGMAQGFGGQSTNPFVAAPAAAPTNPFQSNGRTAQMAAAAAAAAASFGTGSMSMPAGFGNTAAFNLPTSFSGTFQQPFPGQAPFPQPPAYPQQPNGGGFAAFGQAKPVVTPFGQAMAGQMVSSNPFLGAGPSAQYPTGGSSTNPFL, encoded by the exons ATGGCGGCGAGTGCGAAGCGAAAACAGGAGGAGAAACACCTGAAGATGCTCAGAGAGATGACGAGTTTACCTCCCAATAGAAAGTGCTTCGACTGCGACCAGCGGGGCCCGACCTACGCCAACATGACCGTGGGCTCCTTCGTCTGCACCTCCTGCTCCGGCATCCT GCGAGGACTGAATCCACCCCACAGAGTCAAgtccatctccatgacaacctTCACGCAACAGGAAATCGAGTTCCTACAGAAACATGGCAATGAG GTATGTAAACGGATCTGGCTCGGCCTTTATGATGACAGAACTTCCTCAATACCAGACTTCAGAGAACCACAGAAGGTGAAGGAGTTCCTTCAAGAGAAATATGAGAAGAAGAGATG GTACGTACCTCCTGAGCAGGCCAAGGCCGTGGCATCCGTCCATGCTTCCATCTCTGGCTCCTCCAACAGCAGCACCAGTAGCACCCCGGAGGTTAGACCACTCAAATCCCTGCTGGGGGAGTCGGCCCCCTCCCTACACCTCAACAAGAACACCCCACCTAATCAG TCTCCAGTGGTGAGCCGTGGTCAAACCCATCAGCAGCAGTTCCATGACAAGAGGTTCGACCTCCTCAGTGACTTGGGTGGAGACATCTTTGCTGCCCCGCCCAACATGAATGCAGGCGCCAGCTCCAGTTTTGCTAACTTTGCACATTTCAACAGCCACACAA CAGCACAGAATGCCAACGCAAATGCAGACTTTGCTAATTTTGATGCATTCGGGAGCACTGCCGGGTCAACAGGTGGTTTCCCCTCCGCACCCCAAGCCCAATTCCACCCCGCAAATACAG CGTTCACTGTGCTCTCATCCAGCCGCAGTATGG GTAGCGCCTCAGGGGGACTAGCAAATGCCAATTTTGCAAATTTTGACAACTTCCCCAAATCGTGTAGTGCTGACTTTGGATCCTTCAGTCCCTCCTCCCAGAGTAACTCCACAGGAGCTGGCAGAGATGCTGTACAGAGTACTAGCCTCCCTGCTGATAGATACGCAGTCCTGGCTGACCTGGATAACGTGTTTAGCTCTGGCAAAACAGAGCAAG GAGGTGGTATTCCTGTTGGGGTGAGCTCAgccgctgcagcagcaggagtcGGTGGTTTGCCTCAGAAGCAGCCAGCAATGCGAGCAGGAGGGGACCGCTACGCTGCTCTAGCTGAGCTTGATACCGTCTTCGGCCCCTCAGTCCCTGCCGCCAGTGTTTACAACACCGGCACCTCACAAGG GGGTGTGTTTGGCCCAGAGACTGGGATGTCAACAGCACAAGCACACCAAGCCCTGCCTGGCATGGCTCAAGGTTTTGGAG GTCAGTCAACCAATCCGTTTGTagctgctccagcagcagctcccaCCAACCCGTTCCAGAGCAACGGCAGAACAGCACAgatggcggcggcggcagcagcagcagcag CATCATTTGGCACCGGCTCCATGAGTATGCCGGCTGGATTTGGGAATACTGCAGCCTTCAACCTCCCCACCAGCTTTAGTGGAACCTTCCAGCAACCCTTTCCTGGCCAGGCTCCTTTCCCTCAGCCTCCTGCGTATCCCCAGCAACCCAAcg GTGGAGGATTTGCAGCGTTTGGACAGGCCAAGCCTGTTGTGACTCCTTTCGGGCAGGCCATGGCTGGACAAATGGTCTCGAGTAACCCTTTCCTG GGTGCGGGTCCATCTGCACAATATCCAACAGGCGGCTCTTCAACGAATCCCTTCTTATAG